From Clostridiales bacterium, one genomic window encodes:
- a CDS encoding phage holin family protein: protein MKNIINFITGTLATGLVYFLGGWDVALQVLLLVVVLDYVTGICQAIYNKKINSTVGLKGIIKKVGYFIIVAVATILDRIAGNTGAIRTLVIYFFVANEGISILENWGGMGLPLPQKLIDSLEQLKKDNDPK from the coding sequence TTGAAAAATATTATAAATTTTATTACTGGTACACTAGCTACGGGCTTAGTGTATTTTTTAGGTGGCTGGGACGTAGCTTTACAAGTACTTTTATTAGTAGTTGTTTTAGATTATGTTACTGGTATATGCCAAGCTATTTATAATAAAAAAATAAATAGCACAGTAGGACTAAAAGGTATCATTAAAAAAGTTGGATACTTTATTATTGTAGCTGTGGCTACTATTTTAGATAGAATAGCTGGAAATACTGGAGCAATACGTACTTTAGTTATCTATTTCTTTGTAGCTAACGAGGGTATAAGTATTTTGGAAAACTGGGGCGGTATGGGTTTACCGTTACCACAAAAACTTATTGACTCGTTAGAACAATTAAAAAAAGATAATGACCCTAAATAG